One window of the Lentimicrobium sp. L6 genome contains the following:
- a CDS encoding ATP-binding protein, with protein MEERADFKNKELKLLWDQSHQPLLDGISHYYQMSIGEFSNFVDAYKLRYEKLGELDIQDLSSYAHLREFKESILDLLQKSQEAIINYDHIHSSGQYQQILDKLIKTNPKSIIRKEVFEGYQINNKLRLPQFFQKIRLNFLLKATRSKKKFYNFFRRLFKKTPLDLQSYRRRKIPYQSMLEKYLGIRMDELMKPILEDLMLNKSQILLAVWEFDEALEDRLQNGIKENESVELSEILSKTDFSALLDTLEKKISHFEQQISGNIENTLFQAFIELDKAILIADTPDLSNNKFRNSNIKDQQTKIVKSYNDSLLKWKNTHKTLLDDWTVDVEIVWLYVSVLDNYVDLHDKISLYINENLNFNLELLREFINNSSKTILEKSSTVKELKSTLKGERKKNQDEFIENILAKTIDKLSGNINRNLELFNTQTMNLVEKISDKRSFVKNKNYEGGIKNSDINWLSLRDLLNFEALPHFKTSILEIEQFVEEHLEKSRVKLLALGTVSDFSLESAEMMLQEKKTALKESIQVVTEGYDRALVHLDEASSLMDKIKVDPLEKLQATINNFNTEIQKLKNTENILELNVKIVRIRAIERSKRIRKEAWEWIINFLPKSIDFLKTQFATTITYINEVKKKLGMINEKPHISHELSDFLRKTEDSLKKLPFVYQRLYQLTPTDEERFFVDRKEELEKLQHGFSSWEKGRFVTTAIIGEKGSGITSLLLYFLKSIDKEIPVRHHILGNKIYEFDAYFAFFAQIFKQESFTSNDQIIAHVNQLKEEQIIIIENLQHLYLKKVRGFGCQKMLFDLMTSTSKKIFWLGTYTSYSWEYLEKTLKISSVFINEVHLQRFTDENTEEIILKRNYLSGYKIDFEPSESQITSKSYIKLNDKDQQAYLKKSFFKELNQMSNGNVSLAQLYWLRSTHGINEDTIKIQSLRDFDVSFDKDLPSNYLFALHAILVHDGLIIEDYSQVFKAPEYICRNDLIPMLEKGLLIKPKEKYNINPIIFRQVVDLLRSHNFIN; from the coding sequence ATGGAAGAGAGAGCTGACTTTAAGAATAAAGAACTGAAACTATTGTGGGATCAATCGCATCAGCCATTGCTAGATGGGATTTCCCATTACTATCAAATGAGTATTGGAGAGTTTTCTAACTTTGTAGATGCCTATAAATTGAGATATGAGAAACTAGGAGAATTAGATATTCAGGATTTAAGTAGCTATGCTCACCTTCGAGAATTTAAAGAGAGCATACTCGATTTACTCCAAAAAAGCCAAGAAGCCATTATAAACTATGACCATATCCACAGTTCTGGCCAATACCAACAAATACTCGACAAACTCATTAAAACCAATCCAAAAAGTATTATTAGAAAGGAAGTATTTGAAGGATATCAAATAAATAATAAACTTAGACTCCCCCAGTTTTTTCAAAAAATAAGGCTGAATTTTTTGTTAAAAGCCACAAGAAGCAAAAAGAAGTTTTACAATTTTTTCCGTCGTCTTTTCAAAAAAACACCGCTGGATCTCCAATCCTATAGAAGAAGAAAAATTCCTTATCAATCTATGCTAGAAAAATATCTCGGCATAAGAATGGATGAATTGATGAAGCCTATTTTAGAAGACTTGATGCTAAACAAGAGTCAAATTTTATTGGCAGTTTGGGAATTTGATGAAGCTTTAGAAGATCGTTTACAAAATGGCATTAAAGAAAATGAATCAGTGGAGCTCTCTGAAATTCTTTCTAAAACTGATTTTTCAGCACTTTTAGATACCTTAGAAAAGAAGATAAGCCATTTTGAACAGCAAATAAGTGGCAATATTGAGAATACCTTATTTCAAGCCTTCATTGAACTTGATAAAGCTATACTAATTGCAGATACACCAGATTTATCAAATAATAAATTTAGAAATTCCAATATAAAAGACCAACAAACGAAAATTGTTAAATCCTATAATGACAGTTTGCTCAAATGGAAGAATACACATAAAACACTACTCGATGATTGGACCGTAGATGTGGAAATAGTTTGGCTCTATGTAAGTGTTCTAGACAATTACGTTGACCTTCACGACAAAATAAGCCTTTATATCAACGAAAACCTGAATTTCAACCTAGAATTACTTCGCGAATTCATCAACAACTCTTCAAAAACCATTCTAGAAAAAAGCAGCACTGTTAAAGAATTGAAGTCCACCCTTAAAGGGGAAAGAAAAAAGAATCAAGATGAATTCATTGAAAACATATTGGCTAAGACCATTGATAAACTCTCCGGAAATATCAATAGAAACTTAGAGCTTTTCAATACCCAAACCATGAACTTGGTGGAGAAAATCTCAGACAAAAGAAGCTTTGTAAAGAATAAAAATTACGAGGGAGGAATAAAAAACAGTGATATCAATTGGCTTTCATTGCGTGACCTCCTCAATTTTGAGGCTCTGCCTCATTTTAAGACCTCGATTTTAGAAATAGAGCAGTTTGTAGAGGAGCACTTGGAAAAATCTAGAGTAAAGCTTTTGGCTTTAGGTACCGTGAGCGATTTTAGTCTAGAATCAGCAGAAATGATGCTCCAAGAGAAAAAAACGGCATTAAAAGAAAGCATACAAGTAGTTACTGAAGGATACGATAGGGCTTTGGTTCATTTAGATGAAGCCAGCAGTTTAATGGATAAAATCAAGGTGGATCCATTAGAAAAATTACAAGCTACCATCAATAATTTCAATACAGAAATCCAAAAGTTAAAAAATACGGAGAATATATTAGAGCTTAACGTTAAGATTGTAAGAATCAGAGCTATTGAGCGCTCCAAGAGGATTCGCAAAGAAGCTTGGGAATGGATCATCAATTTCCTACCCAAATCAATAGATTTTCTAAAAACCCAGTTTGCCACCACCATTACCTATATCAATGAAGTCAAGAAAAAGCTGGGCATGATTAATGAAAAGCCTCATATTTCTCATGAGCTGTCTGACTTTCTTCGCAAAACAGAGGACTCACTAAAAAAGCTCCCCTTTGTTTATCAAAGACTGTATCAACTAACCCCTACTGATGAGGAGCGCTTTTTTGTAGACCGAAAAGAAGAATTAGAAAAGCTTCAACATGGCTTTAGTAGTTGGGAAAAAGGTCGCTTTGTCACCACTGCCATCATAGGTGAAAAAGGAAGTGGAATCACTTCTCTCCTCCTCTATTTCCTCAAAAGCATCGATAAAGAAATACCTGTTAGGCATCATATACTTGGAAATAAAATTTATGAGTTCGACGCCTACTTCGCCTTTTTTGCTCAGATTTTTAAGCAGGAAAGCTTTACTAGTAATGACCAGATTATTGCCCATGTGAATCAATTAAAAGAGGAACAAATTATCATCATTGAAAACCTCCAACATCTCTACTTGAAGAAAGTTAGGGGTTTTGGCTGCCAAAAAATGCTCTTCGATTTAATGACTAGCACTTCAAAAAAAATATTTTGGTTGGGGACTTATACCTCCTACTCCTGGGAATATTTAGAAAAAACCTTAAAGATTTCATCTGTATTTATCAATGAGGTTCATCTGCAAAGATTCACTGATGAAAACACAGAAGAAATCATCTTAAAGAGAAATTATTTAAGCGGCTATAAAATCGATTTTGAGCCCTCAGAAAGCCAAATTACTTCTAAATCTTATATCAAGTTAAATGATAAAGACCAACAAGCCTATTTAAAAAAATCTTTCTTCAAAGAGCTCAATCAAATGTCGAATGGAAATGTGAGTTTGGCCCAACTCTATTGGCTTCGCTCTACCCACGGAATTAATGAGGATACCATAAAAATCCAATCCTTAAGAGATTTCGATGTTTCCTTTGATAAAGATCTTCCTTCTAATTATTTATTTGCCCTGCATGCTATTTTGGTTCACGATGGATTGATAATAGAAGATTATTCTCAGGTGTTTAAAGCTCCAGAGTATATTTGCCGAAACGATCTGATTCCTATGTTAGAAAAAGGGCTACTCATTAAGCCTAAAGAGAAATACAATATCAACCCCATCATTTTCAGACAAGTGGTTGATTTATTACGTTCACATAATTTTATCAACTAA
- a CDS encoding mechanosensitive ion channel family protein → MKKIEHKTLLFVLTLSLLIISAIGFTQQDSTTMEEAIKDSLQVETITKAPKEKAEITAVSTEKNESTILNDIGENVPNKPKEVLEVISIPKIFWTVVILILAYYFIQLIINVLVLISERSAKLRIAIKGFIPVFRIVMWTIIIFAIIKGIFNPPFETILAFTASIGIAVGFAAQDMLKNVFGGMALILDRPFKVGDKIDSGKHYGEVLEIGLRATRLVTPDDSVVSVPNSELVNSAVSNSNSGELNCQVVAEIYLPIDVDTQRVRKIATESAQVSRYVYLNKPINVLFFNEVKQHRSYLKMRLKAYVMDIRFEFQFKSDMTEIVLRELLDEGVITKEELT, encoded by the coding sequence ATGAAAAAGATAGAACACAAAACCCTCCTATTTGTCCTGACGCTTTCATTATTGATCATTTCAGCGATTGGTTTTACTCAACAAGACAGCACAACAATGGAGGAGGCCATCAAAGATAGTCTTCAAGTAGAAACCATAACTAAGGCTCCGAAAGAAAAGGCTGAAATCACAGCAGTTTCAACAGAAAAAAATGAATCCACTATTCTAAATGATATTGGTGAAAATGTACCCAACAAACCCAAAGAAGTATTAGAAGTGATTTCTATTCCTAAGATATTCTGGACGGTGGTCATTCTTATCTTAGCCTACTATTTCATACAATTGATTATCAATGTTTTAGTACTTATTTCTGAACGCTCAGCTAAACTTCGAATCGCCATCAAAGGCTTTATTCCGGTTTTCCGAATCGTGATGTGGACCATTATCATTTTTGCTATCATTAAAGGGATATTTAATCCACCATTCGAAACCATTTTAGCATTCACAGCTTCCATTGGTATAGCCGTTGGTTTTGCAGCTCAAGACATGTTGAAGAATGTTTTTGGTGGAATGGCTCTTATTCTAGATCGACCCTTTAAAGTAGGTGATAAAATAGATAGTGGAAAACACTATGGCGAAGTTCTAGAAATTGGATTACGCGCCACCCGATTGGTTACTCCCGATGATTCTGTGGTTTCTGTACCCAACTCTGAACTAGTGAACTCTGCAGTCTCTAATTCCAATTCTGGAGAGCTTAATTGCCAAGTGGTTGCCGAAATCTATTTACCCATAGATGTGGACACACAAAGAGTTAGAAAAATAGCAACAGAAAGCGCCCAAGTATCTCGTTACGTATACTTAAACAAACCTATTAACGTTTTGTTTTTCAACGAGGTGAAACAACATCGATCTTATTTAAAAATGCGTTTAAAAGCTTACGTGATGGATATTCGTTTTGAATTTCAATTTAAAAGCGACATGACAGAAATTGTACTCCGAGAATTATTGGATGAAGGTGTGATTACTAAGGAAGAACTTACTTAA
- a CDS encoding flavodoxin has protein sequence MKKTILMYWPKEGNVEKCAQLISDKHENLEMKSIDQVNDEDLRNAEQYIIGCSTVGSETWDNKDNSDPWPAFINQLDTVGISDKKVALFGLGDQVRWPMHFVDGMAVLHEQILNKGAKVIGKWSTEGYDHEDSEAQDNGFFVGLALDEDIQPELSEERVTKWVEQIKSEF, from the coding sequence ATGAAGAAGACAATTTTAATGTATTGGCCTAAAGAGGGAAACGTAGAAAAATGTGCGCAACTTATTTCAGATAAACATGAGAATCTGGAAATGAAATCTATCGATCAGGTAAATGATGAAGACCTAAGAAATGCAGAGCAATATATCATCGGTTGTTCAACAGTTGGAAGTGAAACTTGGGACAATAAAGACAATTCTGACCCTTGGCCTGCTTTTATCAATCAATTAGATACTGTTGGGATAAGTGATAAAAAGGTAGCTCTTTTTGGATTAGGTGATCAAGTTCGTTGGCCTATGCACTTTGTTGATGGAATGGCCGTTCTGCACGAACAAATCCTTAATAAAGGCGCCAAAGTAATTGGGAAATGGTCTACAGAAGGATACGATCATGAAGATTCTGAAGCTCAAGATAATGGCTTTTTTGTAGGCTTAGCCCTCGATGAAGATATTCAACCAGAATTAAGTGAAGAACGAGTAACAAAATGGGTGGAACAAATAAAATCAGAGTTTTAA